In Fragaria vesca subsp. vesca linkage group LG5, FraVesHawaii_1.0, whole genome shotgun sequence, the genomic stretch ATTAATGAAATTGATAGTCTGGACCAGGGGGACTGCCTCACGAGTAGCTTAGACGGTCTTTGATCTTTGAATTATAATGTTATTTCCAGTAGATAAACCTCAAGTGTAAAGTTCAGTACTTGAAAGCGATAAAGTGACATCCTTGCTGATAACATAAAAGAACTGCTCGTCATGGCAGAATAGCATTTGGGATAACGATATGTAGACAATGGCACATAACTAAAGGTCAAAGTCTTACCGTCAAATCATCATGTAAAATGAAAACATTCAAGTTCTGTTGAGTTAGGCATGAAATGGGTCAAGCATTAAACAAATTCATGGTTTTGTTGGCTTGTTCCTAAATCTAATTGTACTGTTTCCTTGTCTTCATACTTTCATATGTTTTTTGTGTTAATCTGTTGAAAGTCAAACTGATTTGTGCATTCCCGAACCAGTTATGTGCCCATCCTTGTTTGGCTTGACTTATTGGATGCTGGCATTGCATAACATAAATCATGCAATGTGAAGACAATCTGTTTAAATGTGTTATACCTTTTAACTGGTCATGCCAAGTCTGCCCGGTTCCTCCATTTTCAGTTTTGTTTCGAGCAATAGTTAAGATGGTTTTATAAGGAAGATTAAAGTTAATTTTTACAACCATTTTGTTAACAGAGTGAACTTTATTGCAAAATATGGGGTGAAACTATTGCCAACTATACTGTCATTTTAGTCAATTTTACTAAACACGCAAGTATATTTCTTTCACGACTGGTTAGATTCTGTAATTCTAATTTTTAGCCTGAATTCCAGTTAAGTGACAGTGAAGAGGAAGGTGTTGATGATGATGCGGACGAGAATCATGAGAACGAACTTGAAGTACCAGTTGAGACTGAGACAGGTAAGAAACTAGCTGAAGCTTCTAAGGATACAGAAAGGCAGCTTTCTAAGAAGGAACTGAAGAAAAAAGGGCTTGAAGAACTGGATGCAGTTCTTGCTGAGCTAGGACTTGGCAAAAATGAGACCAGTGGCCAGGATGAATCTAGAGGTATGTAGTCTTGAACATTATGTTGGTTCTTGTTTTGCAACTGTGGATTCGTAGTAAGAAATGAGTATCTATTTTCCAGAAAATTGAACACTACATTTGACACTACCGTGTTAAAGTTCTGTTGTTATTATTAAAGGACTATATTAAAAGATAATTTATGATTGCCTTGCACTGGTTGTAATAAATTGAAACTTCCTTGTATTACTATCATAGTATCGTGTCTCGTTTTTGTTTAAATGTCCCCACATTCTTAAAACACACAGGTACCATCTGGTTTCTACCTTTAAATGTGATAAGTTGTCATTTGTTCAAAGTTGAAAAACAATATATTTGGCCTCTATCTACTTTTACTCCACTTTGGGACTGTTGTCGAAGTTGTTCCTTCCACTGATTAATCACCTTTTTGTTGCAACTTTCATCAGATTATAATAATACATCAGGTTTTGTTCTGTTCTTATGATCTAAGTTTTGGCTTACTTTAACATGCAGATGTTGCCCAAGAGAAGAAAGTAGAGAACCTAAATGGTGACTTAGACAAGAAGGAAACTGCTGGGGAGAGCAAAAGTGCCAAAAAGAAGAAAAAGAAGGATAAGTCATTGAAGGAATCTAGAGAATCCCAGGACCAGCCTGATGTCACTGGAAATGCAGCAGCAGAGGGAACCACTGAAACTGAGAAGGTAGAAGATACATCAACTGGTGATGTTAAAGAGCGGCTAAAGAAAGTGGCATCTATGAAGAAGAAGAAATCAAGTAAGGAAATGGATGCTGCAGCCCGAGCTGCTGCGAGTGAAGCTGCTGCCAGGAATGCTAGGCTAGCTTCAGCAAAGAAAAAAGAGAAGAATCACTACAATCAGCAGCCCGTGCGATAAGCCAGCTATAGACTGTTAGGTTTGTTTCCTTGTTCACCTTTTTTTCTATATGAACTCTGTATTTGTTAATTTTCTGCGAAAATAAATATTGGGAACTTGTTTTGCAAACTTCACTGTCAACATGATACTTGATTTACTTAAAAGGAAAAGGAAATATATTGTTTTATCTTCTCAATCTTTTCTCTTGCTGCTAAAACTGCTCATCTATAACCTAACGCTTGAAACTGTCTTTCGATCTCTCTTCTTCTTGTTTTGTGCATTGGAGCACCTTTTGAGGGATCCCTCAGAACGGGTTGATGCTAGACATTTGGGTTGACAACTCAAATTCATGGAAACCGAAATCAAATGAAACTGTAAATAGGTTCCGAGCTGTGGTACCGTCGGAAGCCACCTCGATTAATGTTTAGAAATGTTTAGATTATAAAGCTCAGTGAATAACGCGGTTTCAATTTTCTAAAGAGGTATCTGGTTGTCTTACCAAATGGTGCTCATGGGAGTAGGATGATTATAACTAGTCGTATTACTAATGTCGCCTATTATCATGACTCCAAGCACATCCATGATTTGAGTAATGGGTTGTCACCGGAAGCGGCTAAGA encodes the following:
- the LOC101300626 gene encoding uncharacterized protein LOC101300626, giving the protein MAGGGGSRKDESVVLNSTNVFAALGSLKKKKKSKTGKSGGGGQAEPEKEVYWAPAPLTVKSWADVDDEDDDDYFATTAPPELGWAGGESKEEKESEMEAEHVEVGDMPEFQLSDSEEEGVDDDADENHENELEVPVETETGKKLAEASKDTERQLSKKELKKKGLEELDAVLAELGLGKNETSGQDESRDVAQEKKVENLNGDLDKKETAGESKSAKKKKKKDKSLKESRESQDQPDVTGNAAAEGTTETEKVEDTSTGDVKERLKKVASMKKKKSSKEMDAAARAAASEAAARNARLASAKKKEKNHYNQQPVR